Proteins encoded together in one Streptomyces umbrinus window:
- a CDS encoding 1-phosphofructokinase family hexose kinase, translating into MILTVTLNTALDITYRVRGLRPHTSHRVTEVIERPGGKGLNVARVLAALGHEVTVTGFVGGATGRALREQLADTPDVVDALVPVSGSTRRTIAVADTATGDTTQLNEPGPEITPAEWSAFQEAYEVLLRSCSAVALCGSLPPGVPVGAYAQLVRTARALAVPVLLDTSGEPLRRGIAARPDIVKPNADELAELTGSHDPTQATRDARRRGAHSVVASLGAEGLLARTPDGDWRAAPPRAVRGNPTGAGDSVVAGLLSGLVERLPWPERLSRAVALSAATVLAPVAGEFDRSAYEELLDLVTVDLFQRQVETR; encoded by the coding sequence GTGATCCTCACGGTCACGCTGAACACCGCTCTCGACATCACCTATCGCGTACGGGGGCTGCGACCGCACACCTCGCACCGCGTCACCGAGGTGATCGAGCGGCCGGGCGGAAAGGGCCTGAACGTGGCCCGGGTGCTCGCGGCCCTCGGCCACGAGGTGACCGTGACGGGCTTCGTGGGCGGCGCCACCGGGCGGGCCCTGCGGGAGCAGCTCGCGGACACGCCGGATGTCGTCGACGCGCTGGTCCCGGTGAGCGGCTCGACCCGTCGCACGATCGCGGTGGCCGACACGGCGACCGGTGACACGACTCAACTCAACGAACCAGGACCGGAGATCACCCCCGCAGAGTGGTCCGCCTTCCAGGAGGCGTACGAGGTTCTGCTGCGCTCCTGTTCGGCGGTGGCTCTGTGCGGCAGTCTGCCTCCCGGGGTGCCGGTCGGGGCGTATGCCCAACTTGTGCGCACCGCTCGGGCGTTGGCGGTTCCGGTGCTGCTCGACACGAGCGGGGAGCCGTTGCGGAGGGGAATCGCCGCACGGCCCGACATCGTGAAGCCGAACGCGGACGAACTGGCCGAGCTGACCGGCTCGCACGACCCTACGCAGGCCACCCGGGACGCTCGCCGACGCGGGGCGCACTCGGTCGTGGCGTCACTGGGGGCGGAGGGGCTGCTGGCCCGTACGCCGGACGGGGACTGGCGTGCCGCTCCGCCGCGGGCCGTGCGCGGCAATCCCACGGGTGCGGGTGACTCCGTGGTGGCGGGGCTGCTGTCGGGGCTGGTGGAGCGGTTGCCCTGGCCGGAGCGGCTTTCCCGGGCGGTCGCCCTGTCCGCGGCGACTGTACTTGCGCCGGTGGCGGGGGAGTTCGACCGGTCGGCGTACGAGGAACTGCTGGATCTCGTCACCGTGGACCTTTTCCAGCGTCAGGTTGAGACGCGGTGA
- a CDS encoding peptidase inhibitor family I36 protein, with protein sequence MGMIRAGLTMTAVAGLLLGGTLATPAAAADPNTCPQGYACGWSGKNRTGERKVNSLTPGCYALNRINRSVSNQTNYRVELWHATTGCQQGTKLATLQPHTYADNPGAVNSIAVYAR encoded by the coding sequence ATGGGCATGATCAGAGCTGGTCTGACGATGACGGCTGTGGCCGGACTGCTGCTGGGCGGCACGCTCGCCACGCCGGCCGCGGCGGCCGATCCGAACACCTGCCCGCAAGGGTATGCGTGCGGATGGTCGGGGAAGAACAGGACCGGTGAGAGGAAGGTCAACTCTCTGACACCCGGCTGCTACGCCCTCAACCGGATCAACCGGTCCGTCTCGAACCAGACGAACTACCGTGTGGAACTCTGGCACGCCACCACTGGCTGCCAGCAGGGCACCAAGCTGGCCACTCTGCAGCCGCACACGTACGCGGACAACCCCGGTGCCGTCAACTCAATCGCGGTCTACGCACGATAG
- a CDS encoding carbohydrate-binding protein, which produces MTPGNNGASTPEDDDPFGYLYADGQAAGAQPPSGGGGYGYPGSVNRVRPVGERQYGQSAAPTAPTAQYGQVPQQSGTYGQPNANYSAPEAFPGGEPTTYQPMPDQGHGHGGGGRGRGPNTKGLLIGAVAVVAAVVIGIGIAMLGGDSDDDKGGEAAGSNPSAADSAEPSKEASKPAEDPADLPEIDAKALKLGPGVTTASDIKGAEAAGGIYVAGFNQVGASVTWNMNDIPKSGKYTLFVNYGVPGKDADATLTINGQAQSRPLNLANFSKAAEGDYEKGWTETWANIQLNKGTNVIALSCETGNQCDVNLDQLWLESGWK; this is translated from the coding sequence ATGACGCCCGGCAACAACGGCGCGAGCACGCCCGAGGACGACGACCCGTTCGGCTATCTGTACGCCGACGGGCAGGCCGCCGGAGCCCAGCCGCCGAGCGGCGGGGGTGGCTACGGCTACCCCGGCTCGGTCAACAGGGTGCGGCCGGTCGGTGAGCGCCAGTACGGCCAGTCCGCCGCGCCGACCGCCCCCACCGCGCAGTACGGACAGGTGCCCCAGCAGTCGGGGACGTACGGTCAGCCGAACGCGAACTACTCGGCGCCCGAGGCCTTCCCCGGCGGCGAGCCCACCACGTACCAGCCGATGCCCGACCAGGGACACGGCCACGGCGGTGGCGGCCGGGGCCGCGGTCCCAACACCAAGGGCCTGCTGATCGGTGCCGTCGCCGTCGTGGCGGCCGTCGTGATCGGCATCGGTATCGCGATGCTCGGCGGCGACTCGGACGACGACAAGGGCGGCGAGGCGGCGGGCTCGAACCCGTCGGCCGCCGACAGCGCCGAGCCGAGCAAGGAGGCGTCGAAGCCGGCCGAGGACCCGGCGGACCTGCCGGAGATCGACGCGAAGGCCCTGAAGCTGGGCCCCGGCGTGACGACCGCGTCGGACATCAAGGGAGCCGAGGCCGCCGGCGGTATCTATGTGGCGGGCTTCAACCAGGTCGGCGCGTCGGTCACCTGGAACATGAACGACATCCCCAAGAGCGGCAAGTACACGCTGTTCGTCAACTACGGCGTGCCCGGCAAGGACGCCGACGCCACGCTCACGATCAACGGCCAGGCGCAGAGCCGCCCGCTCAACCTGGCGAACTTCTCCAAGGCCGCCGAGGGTGACTACGAGAAGGGCTGGACGGAGACGTGGGCCAACATCCAGCTGAACAAGGGCACCAACGTCATCGCGCTTTCCTGTGAGACGGGAAACCAGTGCGATGTCAATCTGGATCAGCTGTGGCTTGAGAGCGGCTGGAAGTAG
- the cdgB gene encoding diguanylate cyclase CdgB produces METESEPYVRLATLRQLHQVMADMNTARSLADTLQTVADGVVTGLGYELACVNLVQPDGDLVVAALAGNSAAEALITGRVGSRTSWERRLTMGEAWGDLRFIPHTEGWVLDEDDVPQWYTDGPAPRFEDEWHPADRLFAPMYTPGVPGGSCGELIGVLSVDRPRNGRHPGAWGREALQMYAFQAAIAISNARLRANMQRALVRLEREQQALRASEESFRQAFEYAPSGMAIAEMGGDQHGRILRTNDALCRLLGRPASSMRRYSFSDLVHPEDIGTLLRTSAEGGRAELRLCRRDGTYLWVSLRNSVVADAADGPRFLLTHVEDIEDRKRRELQLAHRASHDSLTGLPNSAELRSRLGARLCARPAAIEPGVVDTIDAAYGHGPADHAAVGVYDANGHGFDYRPGPEAFDAYDHHVHTVAPEGERDDGTKGLAVLFCDLDGFKSINDRFGHNAGDSVLIEVARRLGGAVRDGDTVARLGGDEFVVLADGLGRADAQDLAVRLRNEIIQPIRVDGRAMRVGASFGIGWAHCGMTADEVLQSADERMYIEKRSRPKAHRRAG; encoded by the coding sequence ATGGAGACCGAGTCGGAGCCGTACGTCCGTCTTGCGACCCTGCGGCAGCTGCATCAGGTCATGGCGGACATGAACACGGCCCGCAGCCTGGCCGACACGCTGCAGACCGTCGCCGACGGCGTCGTGACCGGCCTCGGCTACGAACTCGCCTGCGTCAACCTCGTACAGCCCGACGGTGATCTCGTGGTCGCCGCCCTCGCCGGGAACTCCGCCGCCGAGGCGCTCATCACCGGACGCGTCGGCTCCCGTACCTCCTGGGAGCGCCGGCTCACCATGGGCGAGGCGTGGGGCGATCTGCGCTTCATACCGCACACGGAGGGCTGGGTCCTCGACGAGGACGACGTCCCGCAGTGGTACACCGACGGGCCCGCGCCGCGCTTTGAGGACGAGTGGCACCCCGCCGACCGCCTCTTCGCGCCCATGTACACCCCGGGAGTCCCCGGCGGCTCCTGCGGCGAGCTGATCGGCGTCCTGTCCGTGGACCGGCCGCGCAACGGCCGGCACCCCGGCGCGTGGGGCCGCGAGGCCCTGCAGATGTACGCGTTCCAGGCCGCCATCGCCATCAGCAACGCGCGTCTACGAGCCAACATGCAGCGCGCGCTCGTCCGCCTGGAGCGGGAGCAACAGGCGCTGCGCGCCAGTGAAGAGAGCTTCCGGCAGGCCTTCGAGTACGCCCCGTCCGGCATGGCGATCGCCGAGATGGGCGGCGACCAGCACGGCCGGATCCTGCGCACGAACGACGCCCTGTGCCGCCTCCTGGGCCGCCCCGCCTCCTCGATGCGCCGCTACTCCTTCTCCGACCTCGTCCACCCCGAGGACATCGGCACCCTGCTGCGGACCTCCGCCGAGGGCGGGCGCGCCGAACTCAGACTCTGTCGCCGCGACGGCACGTACCTCTGGGTGTCGCTGCGCAACAGCGTGGTCGCGGACGCCGCCGACGGGCCGCGGTTCCTGCTCACCCACGTCGAGGACATCGAGGACCGCAAGCGCCGCGAGCTGCAGCTCGCCCACCGGGCCTCGCACGACTCGCTCACCGGCCTGCCCAACTCCGCCGAGCTGCGCTCCCGGCTCGGCGCCCGGCTGTGCGCGCGGCCCGCGGCCATCGAGCCCGGCGTGGTCGACACGATCGACGCCGCGTACGGGCACGGGCCCGCCGACCACGCCGCGGTCGGCGTGTACGACGCGAACGGGCACGGCTTCGACTACCGGCCGGGCCCCGAGGCGTTCGACGCCTACGACCACCATGTGCACACCGTCGCCCCGGAGGGCGAGCGGGACGACGGGACGAAGGGGCTCGCGGTCCTCTTCTGCGACCTCGACGGCTTCAAGTCGATCAACGACCGCTTCGGGCACAACGCCGGCGACTCGGTCCTGATCGAGGTGGCCCGGCGGCTCGGCGGCGCGGTGCGTGACGGGGACACGGTCGCGCGGCTCGGCGGCGACGAGTTCGTGGTGCTCGCCGACGGCCTCGGCCGCGCCGACGCGCAGGACCTCGCGGTACGCCTGCGGAACGAGATCATCCAGCCCATCAGGGTCGACGGCCGGGCCATGCGGGTCGGTGCCAGCTTCGGTATCGGGTGGGCACACTGCGGCATGACGGCGGACGAGGTGTTGCAGTCCGCCGACGAGCGGATGTACATAGAGAAACGGTCTCGTCCCAAAGCGCACAGGCGTGCGGGCTGA